From the Burkholderia sp. GAS332 genome, one window contains:
- a CDS encoding replication region DNA-binding N-term → MSDAQPAVPPDEARLAAEIDRLKVEFPRTRELYREVCALLFFRFGQTPTANRLYQLVRRGSMGTPAAVLGEFWTELREKSRVRIEHPDLPADLGAAAGELVSTLWARATASAQAALDALRDEVEAQRVEAQQAVVAARDELGRVETALEQRTAALLAAQVEIRDLDRAHAEGHAQRQALAAELERIRAALAARDRELVEVREGFSGELEKLRASADLAEDRLRAAEKRALLEIERERVASARLQKELVATTRKGEQGETRHRSELQTLQAQLTNARHQAGVLEGNLAAVRDASAGYAQELGMLRQQMTGAVVPRSSGRKGGAVTVPARKQPRATRKAASAKKPG, encoded by the coding sequence ATGTCTGACGCCCAGCCCGCTGTCCCGCCTGACGAGGCCCGCCTCGCCGCCGAAATCGACCGGCTGAAAGTGGAATTCCCCAGAACGCGCGAGCTGTACCGCGAAGTCTGTGCGCTGCTGTTTTTCCGCTTCGGCCAGACGCCGACCGCCAACCGGCTGTACCAGCTGGTCCGCCGTGGCAGCATGGGCACGCCCGCGGCCGTGCTTGGCGAGTTCTGGACGGAGTTGCGCGAGAAAAGCCGGGTGCGCATCGAGCATCCCGACCTGCCCGCCGATCTTGGTGCTGCCGCTGGCGAGCTGGTGTCGACCCTCTGGGCCCGCGCCACCGCGTCAGCGCAGGCCGCGCTCGACGCGCTGCGCGACGAGGTCGAGGCGCAGCGCGTCGAGGCGCAGCAGGCGGTCGTCGCCGCGCGGGACGAGCTGGGACGCGTGGAGACCGCGCTCGAGCAGCGCACCGCGGCGCTGCTGGCCGCGCAGGTCGAGATACGGGATCTGGACAGGGCACACGCCGAAGGCCACGCGCAGCGACAGGCGCTGGCGGCAGAACTTGAGCGGATCCGCGCGGCGCTGGCGGCGCGCGATCGCGAGCTGGTGGAAGTGAGGGAAGGGTTTTCGGGTGAACTTGAAAAGCTGCGTGCCAGTGCCGATCTGGCAGAAGATCGACTGCGGGCAGCCGAGAAACGTGCGCTGCTCGAGATCGAGCGTGAACGGGTTGCCAGCGCGCGCCTCCAGAAAGAACTGGTGGCCACCACGCGAAAGGGCGAGCAGGGCGAGACGCGGCATCGCAGCGAACTGCAGACCCTGCAGGCACAGCTCACGAATGCACGGCACCAGGCCGGCGTCCTTGAGGGCAACCTGGCAGCCGTCCGTGACGCCAGCGCCGGCTACGCGCAAGAGCTCGGGATGCTGCGACAGCAGATGACGGGGGCGGTCGTCCCGCGCAGCTCAGGTCGCAAGGGTGGGGCTGTCACGGTACCCGCCCGCAAGCAGCCTCGTGCGACCCGCAAGGCGGCATCGGCGAAGAAGCCGGGATAA